In Dasania marina DSM 21967, the genomic window AATATTGAAAAACCTAACACTATAGTCACCGAGGTGTAATACATGGCTTGGCCAGTAGACGCATGACAGCGATACATGGTGGCCATATAGTTGCGATCTTTGGCAAACTCATCTTTAAAACGGTGTACATAATGGATGGTGTCATCCACCCCTATACCGATGGTAATGGCAGCGATAGTCACCGTCATAATATCCAGCGGTATACCAATAAGGCCCATGCCGCCTAGAACTAAGCTAGCCGCTAATAAGTTGGGGGCTATGGCCAGCAGCGCCATAGTCATAGAGCGAAACAACACCACAAACATCAGCATAATACCCAAAAACACCGCACCCAGAGTGAGTATTTGCGAGCGAAACAAGCTTTGCAGCATATTGTTATACAGCACCAGCATGCCACTTAGGCGCACCTTATCCTCGGCAAAACCCAGTTCGTTAACGAGGTGCGACTTTATCTCTTTCATTAATTCATCGCGCTGCAAACTGCGACTGGTTTCTTTTACCCGTATGCTGATTCTAGCTTGGTCTATCTCTTCACTTAGATAAGGGGTAATGAGTAAATTTTGTACATCCTCGGGTAATTTTTGCTGGATTAATGCCAGCTGTATATCATCGTAACCGGGTGCCAATAGCTCTAGCATTTTACCGGTGGTCGCTAATGACATGACCTTGCCGGTTTCAGGCAGGCCATCAATATAATCATGCGCCTGCTCTATGCGCGCCAAACCTGCGCGGGTAAACCAAGTGCTGGCACTCTCGGCAGCAGCACTGTCGCCGCCAAAACCGACATCATCGGCAAAAAAATCATCTTCAAAGCTCTCCTCAAAGCCATCATCACTTAAGGCCTCGGCTTGATCTTGTGAACTAGCATCTTCAGTGCCGGCAAATATAGGCCCACTATCCTCCGCATCAATAATAATCTCTAGCGGAATAGTGCCGCCCAATTGCTCATCAATAATCTCCATGCCCTGATAAATTTCAGTGGATTTTTTAAAGTAATCGATAAAACGATTTTCCACTTTTAATTGGCTTACCCCCCAAGCACTTAAGCCTGCCAAGAGCATTGAGGCTAGTAATACTTTGGCTTTATGATGCTCGGTTATTTTGGCAAACCACAAGGTCAAGCCTGCATCGTGAGTGTCTTCATCAGTTTTAGCCTTGCTTAATACCGGTTTTTTCATTAACAGCATAATCGCCGGTAGTAACACAAAAGAGAGTATCAAGGCGGTGCTCACCCCCACTGTCATCATCCAACCAAAATCGATCACAGGCCGTATGCCACTAACTACTAGCGAAGCAAAGGCCACGTTGGTCGTGAGTGTGGTATACAAACAGGGCCTAGCCATAAACTGGGTAGTTTTTGCGACTAACTGCTGCTGGCTGTCATCGGGATAGGCATGCAGCAGCTCACGGTAGCGAACAATTAAATGTATGGTGATGGATAGAGTAATAATTAATAGCAGGGCTACAAAATTGGATGAGATCACCGTCATGCGCCAATCCAGCCAGGTAATCAACCCCAACATAAACACCACTGTGGCGAAACAGGTCGCCAAAGGCACGATTACCCAACCAGGGCGTTTAAAAATAACCGCCATAATAAAAATAATAAACAACATAATGCCGCTGCCAAAGACCACCAAGTCGCTTTTGACAAAGGCAATCATGTCTACGGCTATCATAGGTACGCCGCCTAAAAATAATTGCGCATTTCCCCTATAGCGATCCAGCACTGCCCGCACGTTAGCCACCATTTGCGCCTGCTGGTCATTAAAAATAACTGCGTAGTCTCTAAACGTTTGCTCTGCTTGCTCTAATTGCAGCTGTTGTGCTTCTGTAAAGCCCGGCTTGTAAGAGAGCACGCGCAGATCATCCCGCGCATTAAGCAGGGTAAAATAACGCTCATCGCGCTCTATATTGACTTGCAGGGCTGTGGTTTTGCTATCCTGACTGGTTAATAGATTTTTATAAATAGGGCTAGTGGTAAGCTCTTTACGGGCTAACTCTCTATCTAACTCTGGCATGCGCAGGTTCATGATGCCTTGACCGTTGGCAATACCCTCTAAGGTGGCCGGCGGACTTTGCAATAGCGGCACATCTAAAATGCTAACCACGGAGGTAATCTTGGCCAGATTCGCTAAATCCTTTTGCAGTGCATCCAATTGCGCCAATACCGCATCGGATAATAAATCCTGCTCGGGCGTATAGGTGACGACTAAATAGTCATCGGCACCATAGCGTTTATTAACTTCCCGAAAAAACTCTAAATCTTTATCACCTTCTAATACCAGCGAGTCGGCTGAGGCATCCAATTTAAAATTGGGTATGTGGCTGCAAAACCACAGCAGCACCGCCAAGGTAACTAACAGTGTGACTAAAGGCCGCTGTAGTATTAGCCGTTGATAAACCGAAAATAGACGCTGTTGCATGCCTGTCACTATCCTTAAAAAACCATAGAAGTTATTTTATTGCTGTAAAGCGCTGACTAATTTTTGATGTATGCCAGCAAAGCCACCATTGCTCATAATCACAATTTGCTCACCAGGCTGCACGCTATTAACGACCTCAGTAATAATATGATCTATATTTTGATTCACGCTGGCCCTACCCTGACTGGCTGCTACTACCGACTCAAGGCTCCAGTCTAAGCCCGGAGGCTGATACCAAATAACACGGTCGGCCTGCTGGGTGGCATTGGCTAATTTGGCTAAATGCGCACCCATACGCATAGTATTTGAGCGTGGCTCTATGATGGCGGTGATTTTTTGCTGGCCCACCTTGGCGCGCAATCCCGCTAAAGTCGTAGCAATTGCGGTGGGGTGATGCGCAAAGTCATCGTAAACGGCAATCCCGTTAACCTCGGCTAATAATTCCATACGCCGTTTCACACCCTGAAACCGGCTAAGCGCTTGCGCGGCTATGTCGGGGCTAACGCCTACATGCCTAGCAGCCGCCATCGCCGATAAAGCGTTGGCAACATTATGTTGGCCGCTGTGCGCCCAATTAACAGTCGCCGCCAATTCGTTATCCAACAGCACATTAAACACGCTGCCGTCAGGCTGTTGCAGTGAAGCCGACCAACCTTTATCTAAAGCCTTACCCGTCGAGGTCGCTGAGGTATAGACCCGCTCTGACCATAGACCCTGCTTTAATACCGCTTCCAAGCTCTCGGTATGCGCCGGCAGTATCACCTGGCCATTACTGGCTATGGTGCGGATGAGATGATGAAATTGTTTTTGTATAGCGGCTAGGTCATCGAAGATATCGGCGTGATCAAACTCTAAATTGTTCAGCACCGCCGTGCGCGGCCGGTAATGAATAAATTTAGAACGCTTATCAAAAAAGGCACAGTCGTATTCATCAGCCTCTATAACAAAAAAAGGCGACTCCCCTAAACGCGCCGACACGCCAAAATCAGCAGGTACGCCACCAATTAAATACCCGGGGCTCATCTTGGCGTAGTCTAAAATCCACGCCAGCATACTGGCGGTACTGGTTTTGCCATGGGTTCCGGCACAGGCCAACACCCAACGATCTTGTAATAAATGTTCGGATAACCACTGCGGGCCAGACGTGTATTTAAGCCCCTGCGCCAGCATGTATTCTATCGCGGGGTTACCTCTGGACATGGCATTACCCACCACCACCAAATCGGGGGCGGGATCTAACTGGGCCGGATCGTAGCCCTCGGTTAAGCTAATACCCTGCTCTTGCAGTTGGGTACTCATGGGCGGGTAAACATTGGCATCTGAGCCAGAAACGGTATGGCCTAGCTGGCGGGCCAAAATGGCTAAGCCGCCCATAAAGGTGCCGCAGATACCCAAAATATGGATATGCATTTCTGTCCTTAAATGATTTTTATTGCGCGGATAGTATCATTGCAGTTTGCTGAAACCCAGCACTAAGGCAGTGCTTAGCCATCACTGTCGACATACTCTAAACCTATGCCATCTTTATCGCAGCGAGCGATACGCATTTTCACCACTGGGGCGTCGCCATCCCCCATACCTTGCACCTGCACATTGACTATCTCGCCTATGGCGGGCATGGGATTACCTTCGGAAAGTATAAATGCCCCAGACTCAGAAATATCACTGGTGTGGGTTGCTACCTCCCCCACCTCTGGGTGTGTCACTTTTACCTCAGCACGAAACTTGGTACGTAGGTCTCGTCTTTTATCTGAATCCGTCATAATAAACCCTATATTATTGTTATCACCCACAGATCTAAGCCGCTAGGTTAGCATAAGCTTCTGATTCAAGCATTGGTATTCAGCGCCGCTCAGTTTATAATCGCAGATCAATTTTTTAGGCCACTACGTATTAGCTTCTCGGCTAAGCCCCTATTAACGGCACTAATTGTTAAACCATTAACCCTAATTGGAATGCAGCAACCATGAGCTACAACAAAATCCCAGCAGGTAAAGACCTACCCAATGATATCTATGTCGCTATAGAGATTCCAGCCAACCACGCCCCCATTAAGTATGAGATCGACAAAGATATGGATTGCTTATTGGTTGACCGCTTTATGGCTACACCTATGTTTTATCCTGCCAACTATGGCTACATCCCTGAAACTTTATCAGAAGATGGCGACGCATTAGATGTATTAGTGGTTACCCCCTACCCCGTCGCCCCTGGCTCAGTAATACGCTCGCGCCCTATAGGCATTTTAAACATGAGCGATGAAGCAGGCCAAGACGCCAAACTACTAGCGGTACCACACGACAAACTCTCTACACTCTATAAAGATGTACAAGAGATAGCCGATTTACCCGAATTGCTCATTAAACAAATCGAACATTTCTTTGAAAACTACAAAGACCTAGAAGTCGGCAAGTGGGTAAAAATAGAGGGTTGGGATAACGCCGCTGCCGCTAAAGCTGAGATCATCAAAGCCAAAGCCGCTTATGATAATGCCTAGACATAAGACATAACGTAGACATAAAAAAACCAGGCACTGCCTGGTTTTTTTATGTCTACTATTAATACAATTAACATTAGGCCGTTTTAGGTTTACTGATAAGCAATTTTTGATAGAGCTTGGTGTTTTTGCGTATCGCCTTATGCTTGGAATAGGTATCAATTGCTTTTTTCCAAGCCTCCTGCTCACCATGAGCATTAACGGAAAAACTGGTGCAGACTATTTTCTGCTTAATTTCCGACGATATACCCACCTGGAAGATAGGCGTAATGGTGCCGCTTTTTTCGGTTTTTAATAAATAGCTAATACCCTTGATAGTGCCATCGGCATTAAAACAACGATCCGCCTTTAATTGCTGCTTGGTTTTTTGTTGTAGTTCAGCAAGCTCCTTATCCCTATCAAAAGCATCTTGTTCAACCCGCCTCTTATGCCTACCTTCTAGGCGCATACCTTCGCTTTTTAAGGAATAGTATTCCTGAAATAAAGCACCATTAATCGTTCGTCGTACACGATAGCCATAAAAGGCCTCATTATCTATTAACTTTACACTCAAAATAACCTCTTTACTCTACCTAGTGCAGAGAGAAATGCCGCATCCGTGACGTATTTATTATTTAAGCTGAGTTTCAACTCAACGTTTTACAAACTTCGCTAATGTATAGAAAACATCTATAGCTTTACAAGAGATTAAGTTCACAATAAAAAAATATAAGAAAAATTTACTTAAAAATAAACTGGCAAGACTCAGGATAACAGTCTACCGGCACATCAATATAGCGAGACTTAATCAATGGCAAATTATCTAGCACGGTTTCTTTTAGCAACATATCGCAGCTCTCGCAGCATAGCCGAATCGCCTCTAGGCTTAACGCTTTTTGATAATGCGCCGCAATAGGCCCATAGCTTAAGTGCCAACGTTCGGGCGCAACCCCGCCACGATCATGATTATAGGGCCGGAAAAAACCCAGTTCAGGTTCGGCCACCAATAGCTCATCCAGCCATTGGTGCAAGGCATAAAAGGGGCCTCCAACACTCACTTCAGCCAAAGACAACTGCAGCTGATAACCCGGCTCTATGGCTGCCCTATCATAAACATCTATATCGGTGCCCCAGTGGTGCCTAGAAGCCCCTGGCAAGGCCGACCAGCGCAGCACCGCCTCTAACTGTTGCCAGGCACTCAGACCCTGCAAACTTAAAAGTTGATTATGGCTATCGTACACCGGCCTATTACCACTCAGCTTGGCATTCCATATCGTCAGCTGGCGCTCATGGCTTCTATAAGCACTAGCCACCGCCAAATCAAAGCCCGCAGCCTTGGCCCTGTCCTGCAAGCGGGTAAACGCCGTGATAACACCTTTATGCATAGGCGCCTCAGCGGTATCGTAATCTATATTCTGGTCACTTTGACCCAGTAAGCTAGCTATTTCCGTCATAGTATTTATAAAATTTTCAGCAATATGTGTGTGTTTATTGATATATCCGCCTATCTGTATTATAAAATTAGAATATAATAACAAAGATAATAGAGCAGTCCTTATGCAAAATGATTTACTAGAGTTGAAAAATCTAGGCAACACCTCAATAAACTGGCTCAAAGCCATAGGCATTAACAGCTATGAAGATCTAAAAAACATCGGCCCTGTTGCAGCCTACACCCAAATCAAACAACGCGAAATTAAAGTATCCAAGGTATTTTTATATGCTCTGCAAGGCGCATTAATGGATACCCATTGGAACGATTTAGCACCCAGCCTTAAACAACAGCTGGTTGAAGAAGCGGAGAAGCGTTTAGCCACCACCTAATATATGATCAAGCTTTGTCACATAGACGATATACCCGAAGATAGTTCTAAGGGCTTTGAATACAACGACCACAGCCTGTTTGCGGTGAAGAAAGACGGCCAACTGTTTATCTATAAAAATAGCTGCCCGCATCTGGGCGTAGAGCTAAACTGGCAGGAAGACCAGTTTTTAGATATAGATAACACCCTAATCCAGTGTAGCACCCACGGCGCCCTGTTTATTATAGAGGACGGCCAGTGTGTAGCCGGCCCCTGCTTAGGGGAGCAGTTACAAACTATATCCTACACCATAGAAGATGGCATGGTTACAGTCTCTAGTCTCTAGTCTCTAGTCTCTAGTCTCTAGTCTCTAGTCTCTAGTCTCTAGTCTCTAGTCTCTAGTCTCTAGTCTCTAGTCTCTAGTCTCTAGAATTCTGTCAGCAAACCACCTGCTGTCAACTAATTGTTTTTTTCTAGCGACTAAGAACTAGAGACTAGGAACTAGCAACTTTCAAACCAACAAAAAAGGCCAGCCCCCTTACAGGAGCTGGCCTTTTTACTAGCGACTAAAGACTAGAGTCTAGCGACTCTAGTCTTCTGAAGCTTCTTCAGTTTTTTCTTCTAACTCTTTTATAGACAACTTAATACGACCGCGCTGATCAACGTCTAATACTTTAACTTTGATCTCTTGGCCTTCTTTTAAGTAGTCAGTAACATTCTCTACGCGCTCAGATGAGATTTGTGAGATATGCACTAAGCCGTCTTTGCCTGGCAAGATGTTAACGAAAGCACCAAAATCAACAATGCGCGCTACAGTACCTGTGTAAACAGCACCGATTTCCGCTTCAGCCGTGATTTCTAATACTTTAGCTACCGCCGCGTCACGCGAAGTTGCATCAGTACCGTAGATACGAACTGTACCATCGTCGTCTATATCAACGCTGGCGCCAGTCTCTTCGGTGATAGAACGGATAGTTGCACCGCCTTTACCGATTACGTCGCGAATCTTATCAGTGTCAACTTTCAAAGTTGCCATAGAAGGTGCATTTTCAGACACCTCAGTGCGAGACGTGCTTAGCACTTGGTTCATTTGACCTAAGATGTGCAAACGCGCAGTCATGGCTTGCTGTAAAGCAATTTCCATAATTTGCTCGTTTATACCTTCAATCTTAATGTCCATTTGCAGTGCAGTAATACCATCGGCAGTACCGGCTACTTTAAAGTCCATGTCGCCCAAGTGATCTTCGTCACCCAAGATATCGGTCAAAACAGCGAAACGCTCGCCTTCTTTAACCAAACCCATGGCGATACCGGCAACCGGTGCCTTAAGAGGCACGCCCGCTTCCATCATCGACAAGCTGGCCACACAGGCAGAAGCCATAGAGCTAGAGCCGTTAGATTCAGTAATTTCTGATACTACACGAATGGTGTATGGGAAATCTTCAGGCTTAGGTAATACCGCAGCAACACCACGACGCGCTAAACGGCCATGGCCTATCTCACGACGGCTAGTGAAGCCAGCACGACCACACTCACCTACTGAGTAAGGAGGGAAGTTGTAGTGCAACATGAAGTTATCTTCACGCTTACCTTCTAAGGCGTCAATTAACTGTGCGTCACGGGTAGTACCTAAAGTAGTTACACCAATCGCTTGCGTTTCACCACGAGTAAACAGTGCTGAGCCGTGCGTTTTTGGCAATATACCTACTTCAACATTGATACCACGAACTGTACTGTTATCACGGCCATCAATACGGGCTTCGCCGTTTAGGATGCGCTGACGTACAGTAGATTTTTCAAGCTTTTTGAACACGTCTAATACGTCTTCCGCTGAATACTGGGCATCATCACCGGTAGCCAATTGCGCAATCAACTGCGCTTTTAAAGCACCTAGGCTAGCATAGCGATCCGCTTTATCAGTAATGCGGTACGCATCGCCTATGCCTTGTTTGAAACCGTTAGCAACAGCTGCTAATAGCGCAGTGTTTTCAGCTTCAGCTTCGGCTTCCCAGCGTGGCTTGCCAACTTCAGCCGCTAGCTCAGCAATCACCTTGATAACTGTTTGCATTTCTTGGTGGGCGAATAAAACCGCACCTAGCATTTGATCTTCAGTCAACTCTTGCGCTTCTGACTCAACCATTAATACCGCTTCAGAGGTACCGGCCACAACCATATCTAGCGCACTTTCAGCTAGCTTGTCATAACCTGGGTTTAAGATATAACCCTCTTCTGCAGTAAAGCCAACGCGTGCTGCACCCACTGGGCCATTGAAAGGCACACCAGAAATAGCCAACGCAGCTGAAGTACCAATTAAGGCAATAATATCGGGATCGGTATTTTTATCCGCAGACATTACCGTACACATAACCTGTACTTCGTTTTTAAAACCTTCTGGAAATAATGGACGTATAGGACGGTCGATTAAACGCGAGGTTAATGTTTCTTTTTCTGAGGGGCGAGCTTCGCGCTTGAAAAATCCACCGGGAATTTTACCCACCGCGTAGGCTTTTTCAGTGTAATGCACACCTAATGGAAAAAAGTCTTGGCCTGGTTTTGCCGACTTAGCAGCAACAACAGTACACAGTACTTTTACGTCACCCATAGTCGCCAATACTGCACCTGTCGCTTGACGGGCAATACGGCCGGTTTCTAATGTTACGGTATGATTACCGAATTGAAATGTCTTTGTTACTGGATTCACCAATTGAAATCCTCCCTTCTGGGGCTAATGTAAGTTCTGTTTATTCATCTATTTACTTAATTTTTATAGCCCTTGTTTAAACGACTATAAAATGCAAAAACCCCAACCGTTTAGCTGGGGTTTTTATTAGGTCTTAACGACGTAGACCTAAGCGCTTAATCAAGTCGGCGTAACGTTCAACGTTTTTGCCTTTTAGGTAATCCAGTAATTTACGACGCTGGTTTACCATGCGAATCAAACCACGACGTGAGTGGTGATCATGCTTGTGGTCACCAAAGTGGCCTTGTAACTTTAAAATATTTGTCGTTAACAATGCTACTTGTACTTCTGGTGAACCGGTATCGCCTTCAGCTGTTTGGTATTCAGTTACAACAGCTGCTTTTTCGCTAGCAGATAATGCCATTTTTAATTCCTTAATTCATTGAATGATATGCCCCGTAAACACGACCTAAGCCCCATTTACCTCTGAAATTTAGCCTGACCGCGCATATCTACAGTCAGGTTAATCATGCTCTTTACACAGCCATAGGCTGCTTGCGCATAATAAGCGCGGAATTTTACCCTATTTTGGATCAGTTTGTCGCTATTAATCGACGTGGTTTTACTAATCCATCGTCATTTAATTCGCCTATGCCTAAAAAGCTGCCCTGCTCACTATAGAGCTTAAATTCGCTATCGCTAGGCGCCTTAGGCACCATCACCGGCTGACCCTGCTTGATATAATCCACCGCGGCCTCGCTTAGGGTCACCGCAGGCAGATGACCCAAGGCTTGGTCTACCGGCTGTAACAAGGCATCCAGCTCGTCAAAAGCCTCTCTATCACGCAATACCTGTAATTCAGCCAGGCTAACACTCTGCGACGCCACAAAAGGGCCAGCACCGGTGCGGTTGAGCATGGAGACGTGAGCACCACAACCTAATGCTGCCCCCAAATCTTCCGCTATAGAACGTACATAGGTACCTTTGCTGCATTCTATATAAACATCAATCTCAGGGTACTCGCCCGCCCTATACGCTTCTAGCTCCAGAGTGAAAATCTCTACCCGGCGGCTTTTGCGCTCCACCTCCAACCCTTTACGGGCCAATTTATACAACGGCTGGCCTTCATGCTTAAGAGCCGAATACATGGAGGGCACTTGCTCTATGCTACCCCGGAATTGGTCCAGCATAGCTAGCACTTGCTGCTCGCTAATATGCTCCGCCGGCTCGGCCGTTAACACCTTACCTTCGGCATCCCCCGAGGCAGTGGTGACACCCAAGGTAAAGGTGCTGCGATAAGCCTTGTTGGCGTTGAGTAGGTATTGTGAAAACTTGGTGGCCTCGCCAAAACACAGCGGTAATACGCCGGTAGCTAGCGGGTCCAAGCTACCGGTATGGCCGGCCTTTTGCGCGTTATAAATCGCTTTGGCCACCTGTAGCGCCCAATTAGAACTTTTATCTATGGGCTTATCTAACACTAAGATGCCGTGTACCGGCCTACCTCGACGTCGCTTAGCCAAAATCAGGCCTCGCTATCATCATCGGCTTTATCATAATCATCGTGCTGCCGGTCTTCAGACACCGCTTTTTCGATAAGATTAGAAAGATACTGGCCATTTACCACACTGGCATCAAAATAAAAGCGCATTTTCGGCGTGGTACGGGCATTGCTAGCCTTAGCGATTTGCGTGCGCAAAAAACCTGCTGCCTTATTAAGAGCCTCTATAGACTCCTCCGCCTCTTGCTCGGTTTCCTTACCCAGCACGGTCACATACACTTTCGCATGGCTCATGTCGCGGCTTACTTCAACATCAGTCACACTGACCATGCCTACCCGCGGATCGCGAACTTGAAATTGTATGAGCCCGGAAAGCTCGCGTTTAATAAAATCACCCACCCGTTGGGTACGGCTATATTCTTTGGCCATATCAGCCACCACCTAAAACATTTACGGGGCAAAAAAATAACCCCTAAAAATAAAAAATTGCCATGCCCGAAACAGGCATGACAATCATCGATTAAGGCCCCGTTAACACGGGGACAGCAAGGTAGAAATTATAGGGTACGAGCGTACTCTTTAACTTCGTAAACCTCTATCTTATCGCCAGGCTTAACATCGGTATAGTTTTTAACACCTATGCCACACTCCACGCCGTTACGTACTTCATTGACGTCATCTTTAAAGCGGCGCAGCGACTCTAACTCACCTTCGTAAATAACCACATCCTCGCGTAAAACGCGTATAGGATTACTACGTACCAGCGTACCTTCAATAACCATACAGCCGGCAATTTGACCGAACTTAGGCGAGGTAAATACATCGCGAACTTCCGCGGTGCCGTTAATTTCTTCGCGCATCTCTGGACTAAGCATGCCAGACAAAGCCTGCTTAACATCATCTAACAAGTCGTAAATAATGCTGTAGTAGCGCAGATCTAGACCTTCGCTTTCTACCAATAGACGGGCTTTATTATCGGCGCGTACGTTAAAACCAAACACCACTGCACCCGAGGTTGCTGCCAAGCTAGCATCGGTTTCAGTAATACCACCGACACCGCCACTGATAATATTCACCTTAACTTCATCATTACCTATTTCCATCAATGATGACTGTATAGCCTCTAGCGAACCACGCACATCTGCTTTCAACACGACGTTTAAGGTACGTACTTCGTCAGCACCCATGTTGGCAAACATGTTTTCCAACTTAGCTGCTTGCTGACGCTTAAGCTTGTCCTCACGGTCTTTGGTTTGACGGAACAAGGTAACTTCACGCGCCTTCTTCTCACTCTCCAGCACCATAAAGCTATCACCCGCATCGGGTGTGCCGTCTAAGCCTAAAATCTCTACAGGAATAGAAGGGCCAGCTTCTTTAATGGGGTTACCATTTTCATCATTCATGGCACGTACACGGCCATAGTGATGGCCTGCTAAGACGATATCGCCTTGGCGTAAAGTACCAGCCTGCACCAACACAGAAGCCACTGAACCACGCCCTTTATCTAAGCGCGACTCTATAACGATACCGCTACCTGGAATGTCGGTAGCTGCCTGCAGCTCTAACAGTTCGGCCTGTAATAAGATCGCTTCTAATAGAGCATCTATGCCGTCACCGCTGTGCGCTGATACGGGAACAAACTGCACATCGCCGCCCCAGTCTTCCGGGATAACGTCTTTAGCTGCCAATTCATTTTTAACACGATCTAAATCGGCACCCTCTTTATCCATTTTGTTCACGGCGACAATAATAGGTACGCCTGCAGCACGGGCGTGCTTAATCGCCTCTTCGGTTTGTGGCATCACACCGTCATCGGCAGCAACCACCAAAATCACTATATCAGTACTCTTGGCACCACGTGCGCGCATGGCGGTAAACGCCGCATGCCCAGGGGTATCCAAAAATGAAATCATGCCGTGATCGGTTTCTACATGATAGGCACCAATATGCTGGGTAATACCACCCGCCTCACCACCGGCTACAACTGTTTTGCGTATATAGTCTAGCAATGATGTTTTACCGTGATCTACGTGACCCATAACAGTAACCACTGGCGCACGAGGCATCATAGTACCTTCTTGCTGACCTAGTTCTGTTTCCAGCGCTTCTTCAACTTCATCACCGCTAACTAACTTGGCAACATGCCCAAGCTCTTCAACCACTAACTGCGCAGACTCTTGGTCTAGGCTTTGATTGATGGTAGCCATCACACCCATACCCATCAGAATTTTAATAACCGCAGAGGCTTTGACATTCATTTTCTGAGCAAGCTCAGAGACTAATAGCGCTTCAGGGATTGCAACTTCGATAGCTTTTTTCTCGGTAGGGGCCGAGAAACCATGCTGCTTCGCACCTTCTGGCAATTTTAAGATTTTTTGCTTGCGGCGACCGCGCATATTACCTTCATCCATATCGATATTACGGATGTTATGGCCACGGTTTTTACCGCGTTTTTTGATCGCCAGCTCTTTAACTTTAGGGCCTTTCTTCTTGCCAGCTCGGGCTTCAGCGCTAGCTTCGGCATCGGGCTCAGCATGCATGCGAGCAGGCTTAGCTTTTTTGTCGTCGGTTTTTTTGTTGCTATCTACCGCTGCTAGACGTACCTCTTCTGCACGTTTAGCGGCTAGTGCCGCCTCTTGTAACTCGCGATCTTTGACATCTTGTTCCTGACGCTTGGTTGCAGCCATCTGACGCAACACTTCAGGATCCATTTGCGACTTGTCCAGCGTTGCCTCTTGCGCAGCCTGAGCCTCTTTTTCGGCCAAAGCCTTGGCCTCTGCCGCCGCTTTTTCCGCAAGTTCTAGCGCCGCTTTTTCAGCCGCTAGCTCTTGTTCTGTTTTTTCGCTTAGCTCATTGTTCGCCAGCTCCTCAGCTGCCAACTCTTGCGGATCACGCTTAATATAAGTGCGCTTTTTACGCACTTCTACGCTAACCGTTTTTTTACCTTGGCTAGAACTGGTTTTCAAGGTGCTGATGGTTTTACGTTTTAAGGTGATTTTCTTAGGCGCATCCGCCGCTTCACCATGGCTGCTCTTTAAAAAAGCCAGCAATGTTTGCTTATCATCAT contains:
- the infB gene encoding translation initiation factor IF-2; this encodes MAEVTVSQLAEVVGAPVDRLLGQMKQAGLTHTQAEQIVSDDDKQTLLAFLKSSHGEAADAPKKITLKRKTISTLKTSSSQGKKTVSVEVRKKRTYIKRDPQELAAEELANNELSEKTEQELAAEKAALELAEKAAAEAKALAEKEAQAAQEATLDKSQMDPEVLRQMAATKRQEQDVKDRELQEAALAAKRAEEVRLAAVDSNKKTDDKKAKPARMHAEPDAEASAEARAGKKKGPKVKELAIKKRGKNRGHNIRNIDMDEGNMRGRRKQKILKLPEGAKQHGFSAPTEKKAIEVAIPEALLVSELAQKMNVKASAVIKILMGMGVMATINQSLDQESAQLVVEELGHVAKLVSGDEVEEALETELGQQEGTMMPRAPVVTVMGHVDHGKTSLLDYIRKTVVAGGEAGGITQHIGAYHVETDHGMISFLDTPGHAAFTAMRARGAKSTDIVILVVAADDGVMPQTEEAIKHARAAGVPIIVAVNKMDKEGADLDRVKNELAAKDVIPEDWGGDVQFVPVSAHSGDGIDALLEAILLQAELLELQAATDIPGSGIVIESRLDKGRGSVASVLVQAGTLRQGDIVLAGHHYGRVRAMNDENGNPIKEAGPSIPVEILGLDGTPDAGDSFMVLESEKKAREVTLFRQTKDREDKLKRQQAAKLENMFANMGADEVRTLNVVLKADVRGSLEAIQSSLMEIGNDEVKVNIISGGVGGITETDASLAATSGAVVFGFNVRADNKARLLVESEGLDLRYYSIIYDLLDDVKQALSGMLSPEMREEINGTAEVRDVFTSPKFGQIAGCMVIEGTLVRSNPIRVLREDVVIYEGELESLRRFKDDVNEVRNGVECGIGVKNYTDVKPGDKIEVYEVKEYARTL